One window of Scheffersomyces stipitis CBS 6054 chromosome 1, whole genome shotgun sequence genomic DNA carries:
- the ORT1 gene encoding Mitochondrial ornithine carrier protein, protein MAEITCGALSGMIGKLVEFPFDTIKVRLQAAHHSTPISTLQMIRYTYHNEGMVNGFYKGLKAPLMGACAETAVLFSSYNYASSLFMNKLNYSEQNLPFWTKCVSGGFAGVIASFVLTPVELIKCQLQVANLSSSAEHKSVSYVSLIKRILTQEKGVFGLWNGLSSTLVREAVGTSIWFGTYEYVSHQFKTHKPTSINEDVQLLISGAMAGITFNFSVFPVDTIKSNIQTYDILNPNKKHIGFLEFTKMLLARPGGITNLYNGLAITLIRCVPANALIFYSYELLKRNF, encoded by the coding sequence ATGGCTGAAATCACTTGTGGGGCCCTCTCGGGTATGATAGGAAAGCTTGTAGAGTTTCCCTTTGATACTATCAAGGTCAGGTTGCAAGCAGCACACCATTCCACTCCCATAAGTACGCTTCAGATGATCCGCTACACCTACCATAATGAGGGTATGGTTAACGGCTTCTACAAGGGTTTGAAGGCCCCTTTAATGGGTGCCTGTGCTGAAACGGCTGTACTATTCTCTTCCTACAACTATGCCTCCAGCTTGTtcatgaacaaattgaactaCAGCGAGCAGAATTTACCATTCTGGACCAAATGTGTTTCAGGAGGATTTGCTGGTGTCATTGCCTCATTCGTTTTGACTCCTGTCGAACTCATTAAATGTCAGCTTCAAGTAGCCAatctctcttcttctgctgaacACAAGTCTGTATCATATGTCTCATTGATCAAGCGAATTTTGACTCAAGAAAAAGGAGTCTTTGGTCTCTGGAACGGACTTTCGAGCACCCTAGTAAGGGAAGCTGTAGGTACATCTATTTGGTTCGGAACATATGAATATGTTAGTCATCAGTTCAAAACTCATAAGCCAACCAGCATCAACGAAGACGTTCAGTTGTTGATCAGCGGAGCTATGGCCGGTATCAcattcaacttctcagTCTTCCCTGTAGATACAATTAAGTCTAACATCCAGACATACGATATATTGAACCCCAACAAGAAGCACATAGGGTTCCTTGAATTTACCAAAATGCTCCTTGCACGCCCAGGAGGAATCACAAATTTATACAATGGATTGGCCATCACTTTAATAAGATGTGTTCCAGCCAATGCATTAATCTTCTATTCATACGAGTTACTTAAGAGAAACTTTTAA
- a CDS encoding predicted protein, whose amino-acid sequence MISVFRPVPPEYDGNSDTTPILPFNYTIEGLNRDVYVKPLHSHNDYWRSQPLFDALSIGAVSVESDVWYFPQGFNVSRTVTQTSDDGLTQTKSNVTHRFRNDEVFVGHSQVFLQPINTLFNLYLNPLFDFLTYVNPVFTVSGNVISTSKDLYSVFYNSPEQPLLLWLDFKTSPNETYDAIRPLLQPFIDNNFLAYYDVEADKLVPGPLVVTITGNLPLEKVEAESKRYTFLDGPLKYFNTSANEAELERWSKLSYVASSSLADLLGDDYESSVHSEFTPSQKNTLGQFFDSAHKYGLKTRIWGDITWPFNLLNSHLLDYYRLGSDLLNVDDLQKAKDLFPAEFVYSTN is encoded by the exons ATGATCTCAGTTTTCAGACCCGTGCCTC CTGAATACGATGGTAACTCTGACACTACGCCTATTTTGCCATTTAACTATACGATCGAAGGATTGAACAGAGATGTGTACGTCAAGCCTCTTCATTCACACAATGATTACTGGAGATCGCAGCCTCTTTTCGACGCCTTGAGCATTGGTGCTGTTTCAGTCGAAAGTGACGTTTGGTACTTTCCCCAGGGATTCAATGTTTCCAGAACCGTCACTCAGACTAGTGATGACGGTCTTACCCAAACAAAATCCAACGTAACACACAGATTCAGAAACGACGAGGTATTTGTGGGCCATAGTCAGGTGTTTTTACAGCCTATCAATacattgttcaacttgtacttgaacCCActttttgacttcttgaccTACGTGAATCCGGTATTCACAGTTTCTGGAAATGTTATCTCCACAAGTAAGGATCTCTACAGTGTATTCTACAACTCGCCAGAACAGCCATTGTTACTTTGGTTAGACTTCAAGACCAGTCCTAACGAGACCTATGATGCTATCAGACCTttgttgcagccatttatTGACAACAACTTTCTTGCCTACTACGACGTTGAAGCCGACAAACTCGTTCCGGGCCCACTAGTTGTCACCATCACCGGAAACTTGCCTCTTGAAAAGGTAGAAGCGGAGTCTAAACGTTACACATTCTTGGATGGACCcttgaaatacttcaacaCCTCTGCCAATGAAGCTGAATTGGAAAGATGGAGTAAGTTGTCGTACGTAGCAAGTTCGTCACTTGCTGACTTATTGGGCGACGACTACGAGTCTAGTGTTCACAGCGAGTTTACTCCTCTGCAAAAGAACACATTGGGACAATTCTTTGATTCAGCTCACAAGTACGgattgaaaacaagaatcTGGGGCGACATCACCTGGCCATTCAACTTGCTTAACTCCCACTTGTTGGACTACTACCGTTTGGGTTCCGATTTGTTGAACGTGGATGACTTACAGAAAGCCAAGGACTTGTTCCCAGCCGAGTTTGTCTACTCTACAAATTAG